Proteins encoded in a region of the Chryseobacterium piperi genome:
- a CDS encoding aldehyde dehydrogenase family protein, with product MNCGQTCVAPDYIYIHESVKEAFISKFIAYLKTTYPNGSLGKIGKIVNPGQIKHLASYLEAAPEKVIYGGQYDMAKRYFEATLMDHVTWDDQVMQQEIFGPILPILTYTDIDDALEEINNRPKPLALYVFSESQAFADDVLNRTTSGDAEINSTIIHVGSHYLPFGGVGTSGMGKYHGKFSFDAFSHSRSVLQVK from the coding sequence ATTAACTGCGGACAAACTTGTGTAGCTCCGGATTATATTTATATCCATGAATCGGTAAAAGAAGCTTTCATCAGCAAATTTATAGCCTATTTGAAGACTACTTATCCTAACGGGTCACTTGGAAAAATCGGAAAAATTGTCAATCCCGGACAAATCAAACACCTGGCAAGCTATTTAGAAGCAGCCCCGGAAAAGGTAATTTATGGAGGACAATACGATATGGCCAAGCGTTATTTTGAAGCTACTTTAATGGATCATGTAACGTGGGATGACCAGGTTATGCAGCAGGAAATCTTCGGACCTATATTACCTATCCTGACGTACACGGATATTGATGATGCTTTGGAAGAAATCAATAACCGTCCCAAACCATTAGCATTGTATGTCTTTTCCGAAAGCCAGGCATTTGCTGATGATGTTTTGAACCGAACTACCAGCGGTGATGCTGAAATCAACAGTACGATCATTCACGTAGGCTCTCACTATTTACCTTTTGGAGGAGTCGGAACATCAGGAATGGGGAAATATCATGGAAAATTCAGCTTTGATGCTTTCAGTCATAGCAGATCTGTTCTCCAGGTAAAATAA
- a CDS encoding anhydro-N-acetylmuramic acid kinase, translating into MILHALGLMSGTSLDGLDICFVRFEKQEAWDFQIIKAETIPYPKSWEEKLRNSIYLSAEELLELNVEYGFYLGKLVHDFMTTHHLKNIDVIASHGHTVFHQPQKKFSLQIGDGRAIKSETGIPVIYDFRTQDIIMGGNGAPLVPIGDEYLFSQYDACLNLGGFSNISFKTESKRIAFDIVPVNIILNKLAQPFGMDYDHEGILARKGKIHEDLLSKLSSLHFYRQPHPKSLGVEWCHENIFPSFENVETLDLLATFTEHIAQQISRVINENHFKNILFTGGGTYNTYLIDKIKAKTKAEIIIPEKQIIDYKEALIFAFIGILKLNNEVNVLSSATGSYKDHSSGIMA; encoded by the coding sequence ATGATTCTACATGCTCTGGGTTTAATGTCAGGCACCAGCTTAGACGGTCTAGATATCTGTTTTGTAAGGTTTGAAAAACAGGAAGCCTGGGATTTTCAAATTATCAAAGCAGAAACGATTCCTTATCCTAAAAGTTGGGAAGAAAAACTCAGAAATTCTATTTACCTTTCTGCGGAAGAATTATTAGAGCTCAATGTTGAATATGGCTTTTATCTCGGGAAGCTGGTACATGATTTCATGACCACTCATCATTTAAAGAACATTGATGTCATTGCCTCTCATGGTCACACAGTCTTTCATCAGCCTCAAAAAAAATTTAGCCTTCAGATCGGAGACGGAAGAGCCATTAAATCTGAAACAGGAATACCTGTTATTTATGATTTCAGAACGCAGGATATAATCATGGGCGGAAATGGAGCTCCACTGGTTCCTATCGGTGACGAATATCTTTTTTCTCAGTATGATGCCTGTCTCAATCTGGGAGGATTCTCCAATATCTCTTTTAAAACAGAGAGTAAAAGAATAGCATTTGACATCGTTCCTGTCAATATTATCCTGAATAAACTGGCTCAGCCCTTCGGTATGGATTATGACCATGAGGGAATCTTGGCTAGAAAAGGTAAAATACACGAAGACTTACTCAGCAAGCTTAGTTCACTGCATTTTTACAGACAGCCCCATCCCAAATCTTTAGGTGTTGAATGGTGCCATGAAAATATATTCCCCTCGTTTGAAAATGTTGAAACACTTGACCTTTTAGCCACATTTACTGAGCACATTGCCCAGCAAATTTCCAGAGTCATCAATGAAAATCATTTTAAAAATATTCTTTTCACAGGAGGCGGAACTTATAACACTTATCTTATCGACAAGATAAAAGCCAAAACCAAGGCTGAAATTATTATTCCTGAAAAACAGATCATAGATTATAAGGAAGCTCTTATTTTTGCTTTTATAGGCATCCTAAAGCTCAACAACGAAGTCAATGTGCTTTCGTCTGCTACGGGAAGTTATAAAGACCATAGCTCCGGAATTATGGCATAA
- a CDS encoding UDP-N-acetylmuramoyl-tripeptide--D-alanyl-D-alanine ligase has product MNIEQFYPLFLQSNNVTIDSRKIEKNDIFFAFSGENFNAAIVAEKAISDGALAVIVEQRDFENRDKNIFYVHSTLEFLQDLAIYHRDQLSIPILGLTGSNGKTTTKELIHAVLSEKYNVQYTHGNLNNHIGVPLTILLIRSQHEMAVIEMGANHQKEIELLCSISKPDYGYITNFGKAHLEGFGGFEGVIKGKSELYDYLKASHKTILVNENDEIQMDKTENYEPKITFGRTDSDYYFEAFSENHCVGLSYKSTKALSKLTGNYNFTNLCAAVSLGLHFGIDIEKIKHAIESYTPTNMRSQIVKKEGKTLVLDTYNANPSSMMASLHNFVTFEGRKTIIIGDMLELGTESEAEHQNILKLALDLGFDEIITVGGSFKKINSSTLAFENTQELIEYLKLNAIQSDHILLKASRGISLEKAVDFI; this is encoded by the coding sequence ATGAATATAGAACAGTTTTATCCTTTGTTTTTGCAGTCCAATAACGTTACGATTGACAGCAGAAAAATTGAAAAGAATGATATTTTCTTCGCTTTTTCAGGAGAGAATTTCAATGCAGCAATCGTAGCAGAAAAAGCAATTTCCGATGGGGCTCTGGCTGTCATTGTAGAGCAGCGGGATTTTGAGAATAGAGATAAAAACATTTTCTATGTTCATTCTACATTAGAATTTTTACAAGACCTTGCCATATATCACAGGGATCAGTTAAGTATTCCGATTCTTGGACTTACAGGAAGCAATGGAAAGACGACGACAAAGGAGTTGATTCACGCTGTTCTTTCCGAAAAATACAATGTTCAGTATACCCATGGTAATCTGAATAATCATATCGGGGTTCCTCTAACGATTTTATTGATCAGATCTCAACATGAGATGGCTGTCATTGAAATGGGAGCGAATCATCAAAAGGAAATTGAATTGCTATGCTCGATCTCAAAACCTGATTACGGTTATATTACCAATTTCGGGAAAGCGCATCTTGAAGGCTTCGGAGGTTTTGAAGGGGTTATCAAAGGAAAGTCTGAATTGTATGATTATTTAAAAGCGTCTCATAAAACAATACTGGTTAATGAGAATGATGAAATCCAGATGGACAAGACCGAAAATTATGAGCCGAAAATTACTTTTGGGAGAACTGATTCAGATTATTATTTTGAAGCATTTTCTGAGAACCACTGTGTAGGATTATCATATAAAAGCACAAAAGCCTTATCAAAACTGACAGGTAATTATAACTTCACAAATCTTTGTGCAGCAGTAAGTCTGGGACTTCATTTCGGAATTGATATTGAAAAAATAAAACATGCCATTGAGAGCTATACTCCAACTAATATGCGTTCTCAGATCGTAAAAAAAGAAGGAAAAACACTGGTTCTGGATACATACAATGCCAATCCAAGTTCGATGATGGCTTCATTACATAATTTCGTAACTTTTGAAGGCCGTAAAACGATTATTATAGGGGATATGCTTGAGTTGGGTACTGAGAGTGAAGCCGAGCATCAGAATATTTTAAAACTGGCCCTTGATTTAGGATTTGATGAAATTATAACCGTAGGAGGGAGTTTTAAAAAGATCAACTCTTCAACCCTTGCTTTTGAGAATACCCAGGAGCTAATAGAATACTTAAAACTGAATGCTATTCAATCTGATCATATTCTATTAAAAGCTTCAAGAGGCATTTCTTTAGAAAAGGCAGTAGACTTTATTTAG
- the lptC gene encoding LPS export ABC transporter periplasmic protein LptC, producing MKLIKNISHKKYIACLFSCAIFFILTSCEEDLTKRNGNQSKNFPSQIINNAHIVQRDSGFITLKAIAPIIEKYELIDSPYVVAKKGIDIQFFDKKKPKVPGKLTAKYARIFEYKKFYEAKGNVRITTNEGQRFAMQSIYWDQRKNRIYTKDTVYVTMEDGSTLVGANGMTAKDDFSEYTFFNSSGDFTTKQLTESKR from the coding sequence ATGAAGCTGATCAAGAACATATCACATAAAAAATATATAGCATGCCTTTTTAGTTGTGCTATATTTTTTATACTCACATCCTGTGAAGAGGATCTTACAAAAAGAAACGGGAATCAAAGCAAAAATTTTCCTTCACAAATTATCAATAATGCCCATATTGTTCAGAGGGATTCAGGGTTTATTACCTTAAAAGCAATTGCTCCTATCATCGAAAAATACGAATTGATAGACAGTCCATACGTGGTAGCAAAAAAAGGAATAGACATCCAGTTTTTTGATAAGAAAAAACCTAAAGTTCCTGGAAAACTTACCGCCAAATATGCCCGAATTTTCGAATATAAAAAATTCTATGAAGCGAAAGGTAATGTAAGAATAACGACCAATGAAGGCCAGAGATTTGCCATGCAAAGTATCTATTGGGATCAACGGAAGAACCGTATCTATACCAAAGATACAGTATATGTAACCATGGAAGATGGCTCCACGCTTGTAGGAGCTAATGGAATGACAGCCAAAGATGATTTCTCCGAATATACTTTCTTTAATAGTTCCGGGGATTTCACAACTAAACAATTAACCGAATCTAAAAGATAA
- a CDS encoding NUDIX hydrolase has translation MYKVFVNEKKLLLSKQTENLEKNVKYENFTTFEIALDLLENTSVKELNVFGDDIDTIWSEFKGLFRIIEAAGGLVNNKNGEILFIKRLGKWDLPKGKMEKGESREESAVREIEEETGLKDVELLDFINTTYHIYVERNGDKILKCTHWFEMSFDGEDTSTPQIEEGITEVAWKNDSQIENEVFPNTFKNIQLIVNEFRERKTK, from the coding sequence ATGTATAAAGTTTTTGTGAACGAAAAAAAATTATTACTGTCTAAACAGACCGAAAACCTGGAAAAAAACGTTAAGTACGAAAACTTTACTACTTTCGAAATTGCATTAGATCTTTTGGAAAATACATCTGTAAAAGAATTGAATGTATTTGGAGATGATATTGATACAATCTGGAGTGAGTTTAAAGGTCTTTTCAGGATTATTGAAGCGGCTGGCGGACTAGTCAATAATAAGAACGGAGAAATACTTTTCATCAAAAGACTTGGAAAGTGGGATCTTCCCAAGGGTAAAATGGAAAAAGGAGAATCCAGAGAGGAATCTGCTGTCAGGGAGATTGAAGAAGAAACAGGGCTGAAAGATGTTGAACTGTTGGATTTCATCAATACGACTTATCATATTTATGTAGAAAGAAACGGTGATAAGATCCTGAAATGCACACACTGGTTTGAAATGAGCTTCGACGGTGAAGATACATCAACACCTCAGATTGAAGAAGGTATCACAGAAGTTGCCTGGAAAAACGACTCTCAAATAGAAAATGAAGTTTTTCCAAACACTTTCAAAAATATCCAGCTGATCGTTAATGAATTCAGAGAAAGGAAGACTAAATAA
- the porU gene encoding type IX secretion system sortase PorU: MKQKITFLLLLTFVSILYAQKINIEWDGSKIQDFGDTKINLPSFKNKGFSYDQNNIFITITQKTGEKQVKVSNLIWETISNKDLFELNKNGVPEHEVKNVSYYYAQGEQYASINVALFKNIKGRIQRLSSFEISEGGGSNQMMNAAKVGTNINPLSGGTFYKIKVDKSGIFKITSQFLRDNGINPSSVNPRNFRIYGNGGIMLPEFNQDVKYSALQENAIQVVGEDDGIWNDQDYALFYAQGPNGYNLYNKSNGNGFKRDDNRNDRTEGVKNIYEDFSYYFINFDKGAGKRVQAIDANLPAALITRFDNYQVINNDQKNLMKVGRIWVEEPPFTTDKTVTFSLNSPIQGGDVVKYRTKVVGYKSQGNSIAFDINTQNPVVSSSNPTDQDYVNFFYNGDINNLSGNQISINYKPSITTNPNGTFYFDYAEVQYKEDLKYNGSQMNFRDFSLASGTNTAYGFSVANIAGMEQIWDVTDITNANRRVNKSTGGTTFNFGYITADPNFNNEFVAFKADAAYSPQFVERMANQNLSALQNVDYLIITVPELMSQAQRLANYHQTKNNYNVQIVDANKIYNEFGSGSKDLTAIRDFVTKLNTPLGSLKYVFILGDASYDYKNRIPNNSNVVSSYQSEQSADFITSYVTDDYIVMTKPQTTSALSSNLPDLPVGRIPAANATEAGAMIDKTLAYYNALPGQSTPFGEWRMKLDFVVDDDRDGGSPFHDVMNSTLSTVFEQIGSSNLKEYNVRKLYLDAFQAQSTAGGQRYPQVNQAISNDIGNSMYLFYFGHGGISGWAQERVLTIDEINNANNFSNVYSRFPFVSTITCEFTLWDEPETLSAGERFLKMKQGGPAAMITSSRAIGVDYGRDFTDLYTQDIFKLVNDDFETLGVAHLNAKKMKGPQSDHLKVNLLGDPAMKLSRPKRLLMIDNIETPVPGLIRGLDFVKVKGHINNPNGTVNTTFNGRVVINIFDKRLNKKTLNNDGNLTPILNYTEEGSAIVKASGTAVNGVFTVEFYVPKDINYAVGEGRILGYADNKSTDVFNNQLVRVGDINPNGINDNEPPKVKLYMNNTNFADGGITNQNPMLLACVTDDTGINSTGSGIGHDITVYLDGQIINTIVLNDFYASGEGNGCLNPSLADYQKGNVTYPFRNLAIGQHQLSFKVWDINNNSTSATLNFEVKDESDQHLVINRPLNWPNPFTNKTYVQFEHNCDDILNVNVQIYTITGKLVRTLSQAVVAEPFLQGFRTPRQAIEWDGRDDFGSTVGKGTYIFKIFAKSQNQEKCKGSATAVEKMVLLK, translated from the coding sequence ATGAAACAAAAAATTACGTTTTTACTCCTATTAACTTTTGTATCAATACTTTACGCTCAAAAAATCAACATCGAATGGGATGGATCCAAAATTCAGGATTTTGGCGATACAAAAATCAATCTTCCTAGTTTCAAAAATAAAGGTTTTTCTTATGACCAAAATAACATTTTTATAACAATCACACAAAAAACAGGAGAAAAACAGGTAAAGGTTTCTAATCTAATTTGGGAAACGATTTCCAATAAGGATTTGTTTGAATTAAACAAAAATGGAGTCCCCGAGCATGAAGTGAAAAATGTTTCTTATTACTATGCACAAGGAGAACAATATGCAAGTATTAATGTTGCTCTTTTTAAAAATATAAAAGGACGTATTCAAAGACTGTCTTCATTTGAAATTTCTGAAGGTGGCGGTTCAAACCAAATGATGAATGCGGCTAAGGTAGGAACAAACATCAACCCATTATCAGGGGGTACTTTTTATAAGATTAAAGTGGACAAATCCGGTATCTTCAAAATTACCTCCCAGTTTTTAAGGGATAATGGTATTAATCCTTCTTCGGTAAATCCAAGAAACTTCAGAATCTATGGAAACGGGGGAATCATGCTTCCCGAATTTAATCAGGATGTAAAATACAGCGCTTTGCAGGAAAATGCCATACAGGTAGTAGGCGAAGATGACGGAATATGGAACGATCAGGACTATGCACTTTTTTATGCTCAGGGACCCAATGGATATAACCTTTATAATAAATCAAACGGAAACGGATTCAAAAGAGATGATAACAGGAATGACAGAACTGAAGGCGTGAAAAATATCTATGAAGACTTCTCCTATTATTTTATCAACTTTGATAAAGGAGCAGGGAAAAGAGTTCAGGCCATAGACGCCAACCTTCCTGCTGCATTGATTACCCGATTTGACAATTATCAGGTCATCAATAATGACCAAAAAAATTTAATGAAAGTAGGTAGAATATGGGTCGAAGAACCTCCGTTTACGACTGATAAAACAGTTACTTTCAGCCTCAACTCTCCTATTCAAGGCGGAGATGTTGTAAAATACAGAACCAAAGTAGTCGGATACAAGTCCCAGGGTAATAGCATTGCTTTTGATATTAATACCCAAAACCCTGTAGTCTCTTCTTCGAATCCGACAGATCAAGATTATGTTAACTTTTTCTATAACGGAGATATTAATAATTTAAGTGGAAATCAGATCTCTATTAATTATAAGCCCAGCATCACAACCAATCCTAATGGAACATTCTATTTTGATTATGCAGAGGTACAATATAAAGAAGACCTTAAATATAATGGTTCACAAATGAACTTCCGGGATTTCTCCCTTGCCAGTGGTACCAACACTGCTTACGGATTCAGTGTAGCAAATATTGCAGGGATGGAACAAATCTGGGACGTTACGGATATCACCAATGCTAATAGAAGAGTGAATAAATCAACAGGCGGAACCACTTTTAATTTTGGATATATTACCGCTGATCCGAATTTCAATAACGAGTTCGTTGCTTTTAAGGCGGATGCAGCCTACTCTCCTCAATTTGTAGAAAGAATGGCCAATCAGAACCTGTCTGCATTACAAAATGTAGACTACCTTATTATTACGGTTCCTGAGCTCATGTCCCAGGCACAAAGACTTGCCAACTACCATCAAACAAAAAACAATTATAATGTACAGATTGTAGATGCTAATAAAATCTATAATGAATTTGGAAGCGGAAGCAAAGACCTTACTGCAATCCGAGATTTTGTCACCAAATTAAACACTCCCCTTGGAAGCTTAAAATATGTTTTCATTTTAGGAGATGCATCATATGATTACAAGAATAGAATTCCGAACAATTCGAATGTAGTTTCCAGCTATCAGAGTGAGCAGTCTGCAGACTTTATTACTTCATATGTTACGGATGACTATATTGTAATGACAAAACCGCAGACTACTTCTGCACTTTCAAGCAATTTACCCGATCTGCCGGTAGGTAGAATTCCAGCAGCTAATGCGACTGAAGCCGGTGCCATGATTGATAAAACTCTTGCCTATTATAATGCATTACCGGGACAGTCTACTCCATTTGGAGAATGGCGTATGAAACTGGACTTTGTCGTAGATGATGACCGTGATGGCGGAAGCCCGTTTCATGATGTTATGAACAGTACACTATCCACTGTTTTTGAACAGATAGGATCGTCTAACCTTAAAGAATATAATGTCAGAAAATTATATTTAGATGCCTTCCAGGCTCAGAGTACCGCAGGTGGACAAAGATATCCGCAGGTTAACCAGGCTATTTCCAATGATATCGGAAACAGTATGTATTTATTCTACTTCGGACATGGAGGAATCAGTGGCTGGGCACAGGAAAGAGTCTTAACGATCGACGAGATCAATAACGCCAATAATTTCTCCAATGTATACAGCCGGTTCCCGTTCGTATCTACCATTACGTGTGAGTTTACTTTATGGGACGAGCCTGAAACCTTATCAGCCGGTGAACGTTTCCTTAAAATGAAGCAGGGAGGTCCTGCAGCAATGATTACTTCCAGCCGTGCCATCGGTGTGGATTACGGACGTGATTTTACAGACCTTTATACTCAGGATATTTTCAAACTGGTTAATGACGATTTTGAAACCCTGGGGGTTGCCCATTTAAATGCAAAAAAAATGAAAGGTCCTCAGAGTGATCATTTAAAAGTAAACCTTCTGGGTGATCCTGCCATGAAACTTAGCAGACCTAAAAGACTATTAATGATCGATAATATTGAAACACCGGTTCCCGGATTAATAAGAGGACTTGACTTTGTTAAAGTAAAAGGACATATTAATAATCCTAACGGAACTGTGAATACGACTTTCAATGGAAGAGTTGTGATTAATATTTTTGATAAGAGATTAAATAAGAAAACATTAAATAACGATGGGAACCTCACTCCTATTCTTAATTATACAGAGGAAGGAAGTGCCATTGTAAAAGCTTCCGGAACTGCAGTAAACGGCGTCTTCACCGTAGAGTTCTATGTACCTAAAGATATTAATTATGCTGTGGGTGAAGGAAGGATATTAGGATATGCTGATAATAAATCAACAGACGTATTTAATAATCAGCTTGTGAGGGTTGGTGATATTAATCCTAATGGGATTAATGATAATGAACCTCCAAAAGTGAAGCTTTACATGAATAATACCAATTTCGCCGACGGAGGAATTACCAATCAGAATCCAATGCTGTTGGCTTGTGTTACTGATGATACAGGAATAAATTCCACCGGATCTGGTATCGGTCACGATATTACTGTATATTTGGACGGACAGATTATTAATACCATTGTATTAAATGATTTTTATGCTTCCGGGGAAGGAAACGGATGTTTGAATCCAAGTCTTGCGGATTACCAAAAAGGGAATGTAACCTATCCTTTCAGGAATTTAGCGATAGGCCAACATCAATTATCATTTAAAGTTTGGGATATAAACAATAATTCTACCTCTGCTACGTTAAACTTTGAGGTTAAGGATGAATCCGATCAGCATTTGGTGATCAACAGACCTCTTAACTGGCCGAATCCATTTACTAATAAAACATATGTTCAATTTGAACACAATTGTGATGATATATTAAATGTGAATGTTCAGATCTATACGATAACAGGAAAACTGGTAAGAACATTATCACAGGCAGTGGTTGCAGAACCATTCCTGCAGGGCTTCAGAACACCGCGACAGGCGATAGAATGGGACGGAAGAGACGATTTTGGGTCAACTGTTGGGAAGGGTACATATATTTTTAAGATATTTGCAAAAAGTCAAAATCAAGAAAAATGCAAAGGAAGTGCCACAGCTGTAGAAAAAATGGTACTTTTGAAGTAA
- a CDS encoding acyltransferase family protein, which translates to MKNLFKIQVPESRNFGLDLLRFIAIFTVLISHSISVLPEKYIFIHKFIFDGVLIFFVLSGFLIGRIFIRDFEEGFNLKKMFHFWKRRWWRTLPAYYFTILLILLLNFILSKGIDFNHVAKTFIFIQNITLRNNYFFSESWSLSIEEWFYLILPIGCFFIYFLSKLSIKKILLLFFFSSNMLFTC; encoded by the coding sequence ATGAAAAACTTATTTAAAATCCAAGTTCCCGAAAGCCGTAATTTTGGTCTTGATCTCCTCCGTTTTATTGCGATTTTTACAGTTCTTATAAGTCATTCTATTTCTGTTTTGCCCGAAAAATATATCTTTATTCATAAGTTTATTTTCGATGGGGTTTTAATATTTTTCGTTCTATCTGGGTTTCTAATCGGTCGTATTTTTATAAGAGATTTTGAAGAAGGATTTAATCTTAAAAAAATGTTTCATTTTTGGAAAAGACGTTGGTGGAGAACATTACCTGCTTATTATTTTACCATTCTTTTAATATTATTATTAAATTTTATTTTATCGAAGGGAATAGATTTTAATCATGTTGCTAAAACATTTATTTTCATTCAGAATATAACCTTGAGAAATAATTATTTTTTTTCAGAATCATGGTCTTTATCAATTGAAGAATGGTTTTATTTAATTCTACCAATTGGTTGCTTTTTCATTTATTTTCTTTCTAAATTATCTATTAAAAAAATCTTATTATTATTTTTTTTTAGTTCTAATATGCTCTTTACTTGTTAG
- the gldJ gene encoding gliding motility lipoprotein GldJ — protein MKKLKLFSLIALSSTLALTSCGGSGTNKGGGTKKFISKTGWKPNEKQGWFFAGKQQKQKGWPGMVYVEGGTFTMGLVKDDVMHDWNNSPRRMQVSSFFIGETEITNYEYREYLTWLKYVFPPSDPSFKEIYNGAVPDTLLWDNKLSRNDYNETYFRSPEFDYYPVVGVSWTQANRYCEWLTDRANEKALMSAGIIAKDLYINESNNQGGSAFNMDKFKANDPEMQGYINEQRMQQKSGLKTTNQRLLSANRAPNSAMVQKFRLPTEVEWEYAALGMAKNREYNQYLGKKPEIERLRGTKGKDRGMFLENFKMGKGDYSGIAGWKNDGSARTSDVRQYPSNDLGIYGMYGNVSEWTADVYRPIIDEDFSDFNYYRGNMPQAIVRNGDGTYKMVDEGNIKYDTLADGRLVYRNLPGQFERQTIADYRNYRDGDKQSSLEYYKEGDSTASFDMYNSPRQRFIVDAGGRVILQKDTKDRTSAMSNDIRVIKGGSWQDTAYWLDPGQRRYKDQNRAYGWIGFRVAQDARVADKSRTRR, from the coding sequence ATGAAAAAACTAAAGTTGTTTTCATTAATAGCATTAAGTTCTACACTTGCATTAACCAGTTGTGGTGGATCGGGTACCAACAAAGGAGGAGGTACTAAAAAATTTATCAGCAAGACGGGTTGGAAGCCAAACGAAAAACAAGGTTGGTTTTTTGCAGGAAAGCAACAAAAACAGAAAGGTTGGCCGGGGATGGTATATGTAGAAGGTGGAACTTTTACAATGGGATTAGTGAAAGATGATGTGATGCACGATTGGAATAATTCACCTCGCAGAATGCAGGTAAGTTCTTTCTTTATCGGTGAAACAGAGATTACTAACTATGAATACCGCGAATACCTTACATGGTTGAAGTATGTATTTCCACCAAGTGATCCTAGTTTTAAGGAAATTTATAATGGTGCTGTACCAGATACCTTATTATGGGATAACAAACTATCTAGAAATGATTACAACGAGACGTATTTCCGTTCTCCAGAGTTTGATTACTATCCAGTAGTAGGAGTTTCATGGACTCAGGCAAATAGATATTGCGAATGGTTAACAGACAGAGCTAATGAAAAAGCGTTAATGTCTGCAGGAATCATCGCCAAAGATTTGTATATCAACGAATCAAACAATCAGGGTGGAAGTGCATTCAATATGGATAAATTCAAAGCGAATGATCCTGAAATGCAAGGATACATCAACGAACAAAGAATGCAGCAGAAATCTGGGTTGAAAACAACCAACCAAAGACTTCTTTCTGCTAACAGAGCTCCAAATTCAGCAATGGTTCAGAAATTCAGACTTCCTACAGAAGTAGAATGGGAATATGCAGCTCTTGGAATGGCTAAAAACAGAGAATATAACCAATATTTAGGTAAAAAACCTGAAATTGAAAGATTAAGAGGTACTAAAGGAAAAGACAGAGGAATGTTCCTTGAAAACTTCAAAATGGGTAAAGGAGATTACTCCGGAATTGCTGGTTGGAAAAATGATGGTTCTGCCAGAACTTCAGATGTAAGACAATATCCATCTAATGATCTTGGAATCTATGGAATGTACGGAAACGTGTCTGAGTGGACAGCTGATGTTTACAGACCAATTATCGATGAAGATTTCAGTGATTTCAATTACTACAGAGGAAATATGCCTCAGGCTATTGTAAGAAACGGTGACGGGACTTATAAAATGGTTGATGAAGGCAATATTAAATATGATACTTTAGCTGACGGTAGATTAGTATACAGAAACCTGCCAGGTCAGTTTGAAAGACAAACTATTGCTGATTACAGAAACTACAGAGATGGAGACAAGCAATCTTCTTTAGAATATTACAAAGAAGGAGACTCTACTGCATCTTTTGATATGTATAATTCTCCAAGACAGAGATTTATCGTAGACGCTGGTGGAAGAGTAATTTTGCAAAAAGATACGAAAGACAGAACATCTGCGATGTCTAACGATATCAGAGTAATTAAAGGAGGTTCTTGGCAAGATACAGCATATTGGCTGGATCCGGGACAAAGACGATATAAAGATCAAAACAGAGCTTATGGATGGATTGGATTCCGTGTAGCTCAGGATGCCAGAGTGGCTGACAAGAGTAGAACTAGAAGATAA